Sequence from the Candidatus Zixiibacteriota bacterium genome:
GAGACAACGAGTATACGGCCGGTGAAGATTACACCGAACCGGGCGCCAGAGTCGTTTTTGATTACATGGCCCCCGGTCGTCTGTTCGTCTCGACTGAGTCCACGACCGGACGACGCAACCTCACCGCGGAATCCGAACTGCAATCCGATTTCACGTTTGAACGCCTGAGTCTGATCGGCGACCTCTCTTTCAACTCGGCTCTGCGATTGAGTCTGTTGTTTTCAGGTGTTTGGGAGTGGCACGAACAGAGCCAGGAGAACTCCCGCTTGTACCTCGTATCATCCAACCTGACCTACGAGTTTTAGCCCATAAATGGCCCATGAATGGGTTCTTGGTGCTTCGCGCGTTTTTCCGGTCAATCCGAGCAGAATCGTTTGATGCTACACGCCATCAATGCGTTACCGCCAATTGGGTTCGTTTTGGGTGCTTTCGCTTTTTCCAACATCCCACCCCTGAGCCAGTATGTTTGTTTTGCGGGGAATCTGCATTCTTACAATCGAATCGATGGTGATTGCTGGTCCGACCCGCAACGCTGAACGCAAACGATGAACCCGCCCGTTGGGTGGGGTACCGAAGAGTTGTTCGTGGTAGCCTGAGGTCATAGGTCTGGTCCTTTTATAGACCAGCGTCCAGACGTAATTTGATTGGAGTTGGTGGTTTTCTTGTGGGGGATTTGGTGGGCGGTCGCAGCCCCCGTTTGGCCCAAGACCTGAATTGTAGTTGACAGAGCACACTACATCCTGCAGAATCCTGGGCAAGGATAGAAACCTCAATACTCAATGCTGAAAGGGAATCCACAATGAGAAGTTTCTTCATGGATACCCCGAATGTGGGCTTACTGATAGTTCTGATACTGGTCACAAAAGTTCTGTTTGTCAGCTGTCAAGAAAACAGCACCCCGGCATCGGATATGATTCTCATTCACAACAACCTTACGTCCGTTGGACAAGGTGGCTTCTGGATGCCCAATGGCACACAGCACAAAGAAGGTTGCGGATGTAATACGTGTGACGCTATCCGCATTAACCTTGAGGAATTTTGTTTTTCTGATACGATTGTAGCCACTGATACTATTGTTGTGGTGGACACTGTCGAGATAACCGCTGCGCTTGCGGGTGAGTGGTTGAAGTTTTCGGCCTATGAAGCATCAAAGGCGTTCGTCAAAGAACACTATCCTGAGAGAGCGACTGATCGTTTCTCAAGAATGGGTACGTTCTGTAACTATGGTAGTAACCCTGCTGGCCGGGCAGGGTTTAAGTTTGCTGACAACGGTGATAGCACCTTTCTGACGGAAGGTTATACTTACGAGTACTTGTTTGGTGCGGCCGGCTTCGTCTGGGGCGCTGCCCAGGGTCAACCAACCGAAAGAACCTACAATTATGGCTGCTCGCTGCACCTGGATGAAAACAATGACTGGGTACTACTCAATATCAGTATGGGTCCATGCGGTGACTATATTCGAGATACACGACATGATTGATCTCTCAATATTCCTGTGAGCGGCGGGTGGCACCCTCAAACCCGGTTTGGGGGTGATCTTCAATCTATTGCAGAACCGTCCCAAACAAGGTTTGAGACGGCCACCCAGCCCGTTGCCCACAGAAAAAGGCGGGTCCGAAGACGGACCCACCCTACAAAACTGGATCAACGTGGCGCACGAGGACGTACACCACGCACAAGAAAGGGTGATCTAATACCCGCTGTGCAGCTCCTCCACCGCCGAGGCAATCTTGTCCACGGTCGGTAGACACGCTTCGTCACCATCGACGCCGTAGGCAACGCGCGCGTCAATAGCCGTTACCAGCTTGACCGGCGCCTCCAGATGAAAGAGCGCATCGCCACCGGTAATGACCGATGCGATTGTTGCCGCCGAACCGCCGTGGAAACGATCCTCGGTCACAACGATTACCTTGCCGCACTCTTTAGCCGTTTGGAGAATACAATCCTCGTCCATCGGCTTCATGGTGCGCAGGTCCACGACGCGCAGGTTGATCCCTTTTTCTTTTACGATCTCGGCCACTTTGCGAGCCATGTGCACAGTCGGTCCGAAAGTGATCACGGCAACATCGGTAGCTTCTTCGTTGTAGACACGAGCCACACCGAACGGAATCAGTTCATCGATATCCGGCACCTCTGTTTCAATCGGTACTCCCTCCCAGTCACGACGGTTATATAGAGCCACACTCTCGCAGAAGAGCACCGGATCATCGCAAGCCCAGGCTGTCTTCAGGAGTCCGGCGGCATCATAGGCGGTCGAGGGCACCACGATTTGCAGTCCGGGGATATTCATCCAGGTGCCCAGGTTGCCTTCGGAGTGCCAGAACGATCCCGCACCCTGCTTGTAGCCGCCGTAGGTGCAGCGAATCACCATCGGCATCGACCATTGCCCGTTGGACCGTTGATAGGTAGTCGCGATGCGGTCTTTCAAGTGTTGATAGGCCGGTGACATGTAATCCAAAAACTGCACTTCCGGAATCGGACGCCGCCCCTGGTAGGCATGGCCCGAGGCCCGACCCAGGATACCGGATTCGTCAAGCGGTGTGTTAAAACAGCGCGCGTTGCCGAATTCGCGCTGTAGGTTTTTTGACACCAGAAAAACACCACCCTTACCTTTCATGCCGGTCTGTTTCTCTTTCTCCTCGATCATGTGGCCGGAAAAGTCGGCCACATCCTCGCCGAAGAGTATAGCATCTTCAGTCAACTGAAACAGATCGAACAACGTGTAGTTGATGGCAAAACGCATAGTCATGGGACCGGCGTTTTCGGGCAATTCCGGGCTGGCGTAGTATTTCTTTTCGTGGTACTGTTTGAACCGCTTGGAACGGTCGAACTTTGTTGCGCTGCGGTAGCGCTGCCACGTTTCCTGTACTTTGTCGAAATCATAGGCAGACACTTTGGACTCGATGAACTCAAGTGTCTTCGGTCTGAAGTCAGCCACGGCGGTAGCGGACTTCTGGGTGATCTCTTTGTCGATAGCTTCCCACATGTCCAGTATTTCATCCGAAGTAACAATCCCGTCGTCGATAAGGGTGCTGATCGTCTTGAGAATGCAATCGTTGTTGGTATGCCATTTTTGTTCGTCCGGGTCCATGTAGAACGATTGATCATCCGAGCCTGAGTGCGAGCCTTCGCGGGTTACCCGGACGTTCAACAGGACCGGTCCGGCGCCCGAGCGGGCATACTCAACAGCCTCGTCCGCCTTGGCCAGAGCGTCTTTGATATCGGTGCCGTCCATCTGGATGATCTTCAAACCGAATCGCTGATACCCCTCAAACGGCGTCGTCGGGTCACCTTCGGGAAACTGTTCTTCGACTGAGACGGAAATAGCCCAGCCACAGTTGTAGATGGCAAAAACCGTGGGCGACTTGTCAAAGGTAGCGTAGAATACCGCCCGACCAAACTCCGGCGACGATGTCGACCCCTCACCGATCGAACAAAACACCACCGCATCGCCGGGGTATGCGCCGCCCGGCATATCCGATTGCTTCGACACTTTGGTGGGGTGGATGATGGCATCGCCTATACCCGCTGCTTCCAAAGCGTGCGAACCGGTGGGTGATGCCTGGGGGATTATCGACAGCGCCGGATAGGCCGAATGG
This genomic interval carries:
- a CDS encoding thiamine pyrophosphate-dependent enzyme produces the protein MDILTIIDEVKGFDGKAASKPKANEALEEYAGKTPKQLKKMLHSMLTARRIEREEKLLLRKGYNRFFIGCGGKELADVAFCDNLKVSDPMCGYYRNKAFDMHRGASIDQKMLEAIGDPRAEATGGMLIPAHSAYPALSIIPQASPTGSHALEAAGIGDAIIHPTKVSKQSDMPGGAYPGDAVVFCSIGEGSTSSPEFGRAVFYATFDKSPTVFAIYNCGWAISVSVEEQFPEGDPTTPFEGYQRFGLKIIQMDGTDIKDALAKADEAVEYARSGAGPVLLNVRVTREGSHSGSDDQSFYMDPDEQKWHTNNDCILKTISTLIDDGIVTSDEILDMWEAIDKEITQKSATAVADFRPKTLEFIESKVSAYDFDKVQETWQRYRSATKFDRSKRFKQYHEKKYYASPELPENAGPMTMRFAINYTLFDLFQLTEDAILFGEDVADFSGHMIEEKEKQTGMKGKGGVFLVSKNLQREFGNARCFNTPLDESGILGRASGHAYQGRRPIPEVQFLDYMSPAYQHLKDRIATTYQRSNGQWSMPMVIRCTYGGYKQGAGSFWHSEGNLGTWMNIPGLQIVVPSTAYDAAGLLKTAWACDDPVLFCESVALYNRRDWEGVPIETEVPDIDELIPFGVARVYNEEATDVAVITFGPTVHMARKVAEIVKEKGINLRVVDLRTMKPMDEDCILQTAKECGKVIVVTEDRFHGGSAATIASVITGGDALFHLEAPVKLVTAIDARVAYGVDGDEACLPTVDKIASAVEELHSGY